In the genome of Camelus bactrianus isolate YW-2024 breed Bactrian camel chromosome 18, ASM4877302v1, whole genome shotgun sequence, the window GCTGGGTTGGGGGGAGCGCTTCTGGCCAGCCATAGGGCTCCTGACATTTGCTAGGACGTGGGCGCGGCTGTTTGCTCCCGGAAGCTAGATGACAAAGTACACATCGCGGAGGAAAAGGGTCACACGCGGGGGAGCGAGAACCAGGCGGGTTTTATTGACCAGACGGCGGGACTGGAGGCCGAAGAGACTCTGCCTGGGTCAGGCACGTGGGCGCGGGCAGGGGCTGAGATCAGGACGGCCCTGGGGTGAGGCGGGGGCCGGCGAAGGCAGTTCCCTGCGCAGACTGTGGCTGATCGGGAGACTCTCCGAGAGCTCTAGAAAGAATAGAGCAGGACCGTGGGGAGAGGGTTGTGCGCCTTCCACTACGCTCCCGCCTCCCGACCCCCCACACTGGAAGAGTAGAGACTGCGTCAGGAAAGCCTTCCTCGGCTTGAAGTCAGGGATGGAAAGTTCGCAGGGTGCCCTGTGGGAACGGGGACATGCGTCCTGGGCTCAGATCTTTCAAGATCCCTTCGCTCGCTGCTATCCCCgcccctttcctctccccgcGTACCTGGCCTGCTCTGCGGAGGTCCAGAAATAGGAGCCCAGCCACGGCTCCCGTTGGGGTGCAGACGCCGGGGCTTGCGAACGGCGAGGGGCACTGACCGGGAGCCCAGCGCCGGAGCTTCTGCGACGCACCTCCCACAGTTTCTGAACCCCGGAGGGAAGCAGCAGAGCATCGCGGGCGGCGGGCCCCGGGGAGAGGGTGTTTCTGGCAGATGGCCCCTGGGGGGACACGCCCGGGCCTAAAGTGTCCCAGGCAAGGGGTCCGGCAGCGGGCCGCAGCGCGCGCCGCCACATGTAGGGCGAGCGGCGCAGCCCCATGAGCAGGCCCGCAGCGCGGCCCACGGTGTGGTAGCGGGGACTCGCCACGTGCTTGTACCAGGCGCCCACGGGCAgcggaagcagcagcagcaacagcaatgCGAGTAGCAAGAGGCTCGCAGTggccccccgccccgggccccgCACCCCCGTTCCCCGCGCCAGGGTGCTCACGTCGAGAGCCGCCCGGTGGGGCGGACCTGGAACTGGCTTGGCGGGATCCAGGCGCTCAGCGTCGGGAGGCCAGAGCGCTGGAGGCTGCAGGCTAGGTGTTGGTCCCGGCGGGTCCAACTATTAAATGCTCGGTGGCCCCGCCCCTCCTCGCCCCCGCAATACCCGCGGGGCTCCCCAAGGGTGGTagagatggagggagaagaggagccCAGCATCCTCGCTGAGTGGGCCTTTAGCTAGAACTCATCTTGATGCTCTACTGGGAGCTCCCTTGCTCCCCTCTCTcagccctcctctgcctcctcccttcaaggaggagaggaaggaactgCCAGGCACAGGGATGGAGGGACAGGATGCCCCCTTAGCTAGGCTCTTGAAGTGGGCCCCAAGCAGAGCAAAGACAGGGAGGCTGGCAGAACCATAGGGCCGAAAGACAGGAGAGCTCACTGgtgcccccaccccaactcccacaCAATTTAAGACCCCTCTGTGTATCTCCTCCCCTGAGGGCTGTTCCTCTTCCTCACCTAACACAGCACTCAAATCTTCCCCACAGGCCTAGCTTCTCCCTACCAATCCATTCCCCAGCTGCAGCTAGATGGATGCTAGCAACTGCAAGTTTGGCCACATCAAACCCTCCTTGAGACAGTTAGTGGTTCCCGAAGGCTTCCAGAATAGAGTCAGCCCCTCATGCCCCCAGCCCTAGCCTGGGCAGAATAAGGCCCTGCagacctccagcctcctctctggtCATGGTCCCCTGAAAACCACTTTCTAGGGCCACTCTCAATTCATTTGCTGTACCCAATGACCCAGGAGTTTGCCCACCTCTCAGCTTCTGTGCCTGGGACACAGAATgtacttcccttccttctccacttggcaaactcctactcatccttcagaatCCTACTTAAATGGCCCTTGTCTGAATAGTCCCCCAGAGTATCCCTCTGGGCCTGCCTGGGCTTAATAGCCCCATCCCAAAGAGCAGGGCCTGACCCATTCTTGCTTGGACCCCAGACCAGGGAGGATGCAGCCCTCAAAATAAGCTGACCtaaccccaccccccagcaaccATATAATTTGTGGGGCAGCTTGTAGATCTCAGACACCAAGGATCCTGAAATATCTTATTTTGACCTCCAAACACTGCCACAAGGTGGGAGAATTATTGATTCCATCTACCAATGAGCGAACTAAGGCATGGGGGAAACTAATTTGTTCCAGATCACCTTTTGGGTTAAGCAGTGGGATGACTGGAGTCCCACctagcctccccacccccagcctgagaGTTCCAGTTTGGGGACCCCAGCTGTAGTTCTCAATGAaaacctccccttcccctctgcccatTTCTTTGTCAAAAAAGAGGGGTGATTCTGGGGGAATGGGGAACACAGTCTGGGCCTGTGCTTCCTCTTACATGTCCATGTCAGGAGAGGTGCAGAGGGGCTGTGGGGTGCAGAGGATGGCACCTGCTTCTGAGGCATGAGGGGCATAATAGGGTCTGGTGAACCCCACTCCCCGGGGGAGGCTTGGAAGCAGCAGCAGCCCTCTCCACAGCCTTGCAGAACCAATGAGAAATGTGCTCTGGAGCCCAGTAtgagcattaaaaaaatccaGGCTGGATCTtgacactgtgcctggcacacagtaagtgctcagtaatggTGTAGCTACCATCTATGGCTGTTGCTGTTCCAGTGGCTGCCTAGTCTCCTAGCTGTCAGTGAAAACCCTTTGATGGAGGAGTGATGGTGCAGGGACCCAGCAGAGTGGAGGGAAGCCGCCTGCGCACCTGGAGGGGCCTGGAGAACCCTCGGGACCAGCAGGCTGTGCTGAAAgctgacccccccccccgcctccccctaCCATGCTCCTCTGGGGCCCCTTGGCTTTGAGAACCTCCTGGAgtgtgtggtgggtgggtggTTCGGCACGATGCAGGCTGCCAGGGTTCCCCTGGTgctgccaccccctccctgctAAGAGGAGGCAGGGGACTGCTAGCCTGGGCGTGGAGCTTCTGCAGGGAGAACGTCATTGATACAAAAACTGATCAATTGTGGTCTATGGTATAATGGAGATTTCTGTGGCAgttagaaaattgaaaagaacTACCATTAGCAGCGTGAACAAATCTGAAAATACAGTGttaagcagagaaaaaagtgCTCTGCATAAGGACATGTTCAGTATCTGAAGTTGAAATACCAGTGATCCCTCCAGCTTGTTTATGACTATGGACCAGAGGGAGTGAAACTGTCAGGGTGCAGGTGAAGGATGAAGGCCACATTGGGACAGAGGAGGGTGGTTGCCTGTCTGGTGTGCAGAAGGCAtgtggggagggggcccaggaCTGGGGAAGGGAGCAAAGCACAGAATAGCTTGATGGTCCCTGGGGCCTCCCATTTGGAGTGCGGAGGAAAAGGGGCTCTGTGCCCCACCCAGCCCTGAGCACAGGGACAAAAGTATCCACTAACCAGTAGTCTGGAGTCAAAGGTCCACTGCCAGCAGAGGCAGTGACCCTAACAGTCCATGAGAGGTGATTCTTCTTTCTGGGACTCACCTCTCCTTTCATCTACACACAGCCCCTCCTAGGAATCATGGCTCTGACTATCTGTACACCATTCTTGGTGACACTGGACCAAGACCTCCAGGGATCAGA includes:
- the NPW gene encoding neuropeptide W, which produces MTFSLQKLHAQLDPPGPTPSLQPPALWPPDAERLDPAKPVPGPPHRAALDVSTLARGTGVRGPGRGATASLLLLALLLLLLLPLPVGAWYKHVASPRYHTVGRAAGLLMGLRRSPYMWRRALRPAAGPLAWDTLGPGVSPQGPSARNTLSPGPAARDALLLPSGVQKLWEVRRRSSGAGLPVSAPRRSQAPASAPQREPWLGSYFWTSAEQARALGESPDQPQSAQGTAFAGPRLTPGPS